A single Cryomorphaceae bacterium DNA region contains:
- a CDS encoding Ig-like domain-containing protein has translation MKRVLIYIVAIFTFSCAQPGSPSGGPKDLDPPEAFEAQPPLGSVQFSAKKITVPFNEYIQLNGLNQQLLISPPMKEQPDIYLKKKSLVIEFQEDLRSNTTYTLNFGESIVDLTEGNPTNFKYVFSTGTFIDSLVFQGEVKNAYTGKPVEGALVMLYGGLDTVSIPRDSLPVLRRPDYATRTDAAGLFTLDYLRHDTYKLFTLVDGNRNYLYDLPNEEIAYLPETISPSDSGRITLRSFVPSDRPAFLKARQKTAISIEFYTVGGERPTVTPLPINPLDTFFTVPLRPDTLLGFLRPDHGYDSLLFAVQLDTVIDTAKITWKERELPETPWKLLPSTGTWNTFDTLTVYNSLPINYFNPEVIEMTADSIEQELTWAQTDAFRYQAYVERAYGTVYQVEVLPNAAGTVRDSIQDTLTATLTYPRVDELGILIVQWTTSSSHPYILDLLSEKNELLARRTHPAVEAETKEISTFRDLPPGQFRLRMIEDRNQNGRWDPGDYWTQVFSERVFYSETTLEVRANWELEYELNLKLEE, from the coding sequence GTGAAACGCGTCCTTATATATATAGTCGCCATTTTTACCTTTTCCTGTGCGCAGCCAGGAAGTCCCTCAGGTGGTCCGAAGGATCTCGATCCACCAGAAGCTTTTGAAGCCCAGCCTCCACTCGGAAGCGTTCAATTCTCTGCGAAAAAAATCACGGTTCCTTTCAATGAATACATCCAACTGAATGGGTTGAATCAGCAATTGCTGATATCCCCGCCCATGAAGGAACAACCGGACATCTACTTGAAGAAAAAATCACTGGTCATCGAGTTTCAAGAAGACTTGAGGAGCAACACCACATACACCTTGAACTTTGGAGAATCCATTGTTGACCTCACAGAAGGAAACCCGACCAATTTCAAGTACGTTTTCTCCACCGGGACCTTTATCGATTCATTGGTGTTCCAAGGAGAAGTGAAGAATGCCTACACGGGAAAGCCTGTTGAAGGTGCCTTGGTCATGCTGTACGGTGGTTTGGACACAGTGAGCATCCCACGGGATTCTCTGCCCGTACTACGACGTCCTGATTATGCCACTAGGACGGATGCCGCCGGCCTATTCACCTTGGACTACCTACGACACGACACCTATAAACTCTTCACCCTGGTCGACGGAAATCGCAACTACTTGTACGATCTGCCCAACGAAGAAATCGCCTATCTCCCAGAGACCATTAGTCCTAGTGATTCCGGCCGTATTACCCTGCGCAGCTTTGTCCCTAGTGATCGCCCCGCATTTCTAAAGGCTCGGCAGAAAACAGCCATTAGCATTGAATTCTACACGGTCGGTGGTGAACGACCGACGGTCACACCTTTACCCATTAACCCGCTCGACACCTTTTTCACCGTGCCCTTGCGCCCCGACACCCTGCTCGGTTTCTTGAGACCGGATCACGGATACGATAGCCTTTTGTTCGCCGTACAATTGGATACAGTTATCGATACCGCAAAAATCACCTGGAAAGAACGCGAGCTGCCCGAAACGCCTTGGAAATTATTGCCGAGCACAGGCACGTGGAATACCTTCGACACCTTGACAGTATACAACAGTCTACCTATTAATTACTTCAATCCAGAGGTCATTGAAATGACCGCCGACAGCATTGAACAAGAACTGACTTGGGCACAAACCGACGCCTTCCGTTACCAGGCCTATGTCGAACGTGCATACGGCACCGTTTATCAAGTGGAAGTGCTTCCCAACGCCGCCGGGACCGTGAGGGATTCCATCCAAGACACCCTTACGGCCACCCTAACCTATCCACGGGTCGATGAACTCGGTATCCTCATTGTCCAGTGGACCACTTCATCGAGTCACCCTTATATTCTCGATTTGCTCTCGGAGAAAAATGAACTGCTCGCGCGAAGAACGCATCCGGCCGTGGAGGCCGAGACTAAAGAAATCAGTACTTTTCGGGACCTTCCGCCCGGACAGTTTCGATTGAGGATGATTGAAGATCGAAACCAAAACGGAAGATGGGATCCTGGAGACTACTGGACGCAAGTTTTTAGCGAGCGGGTGTTCTACAGTGAGACCACCCTCGAGGTCCGTGCGAATTGGGAATTGGAATACGAATTAAACCTGAAATTAGAAGAATGA